The Rhodoluna lacicola genome includes the window AGGCCGCCGTCAAGGGTGTCAACGCTGATTTTGGCCGGTCCACTAATTTTCAATTCGGCAAGGCTGGTGCGGATCAATTCCACCCGTTCCTCACTAGAAAATCGGGGCGACTTGCCTGGATTGTGCACCACCAAGATGTGCACCTCGTCAAAAAGATTGGCTGCGCGAGCAGCAATATCCAGGTGCCCCAAGGTGATTGGGTCAAATGAACCTGGGTAAACCGCGATTGTTGGCATTGTTATAGGTTAGCCGAGCCGATTACCCCTTGGCTAGGTATGCTTGGCGGTCTTGATCTTGACGGGCCAGCGCCTCGGCCAAATTCGGATGTTTTTCTAAGGTTGGGTCAGCCGACAATATCGCCTCAACCTGACCGCGAACATCTTGAATCAACTTGGCATCATGAAGGACTCTCAGAAGCTTGAGGCTTGAGCGCCCTCCAGATTGAGATTGACCCAACACGTCACCCTCACGACGAAGCTCAAGGTCTATCTCGCTAAGTTCAAAACCATCCAGTGTCTTGGCGACCGCATTCACTCTCTCCAATGCCAGGGAACCATCTTCAGCTGAGGTTAGTAAGAGGCAGAGTCCCGGGTTACCACCGCGGCCCACTCGGCCTCGCAACTGATGCAATTGGCTCACGCCAAACCGATCTGCATCAAGAATCACCATGACCGTGGCGTTTGGCACATCAACGCCAACTTCGATAACCGTTGTTGAAACCAGGACATCAATTTCCCTTGCTGCAAAACGTGCCATGACATCAGCCTTCTCTTCTGATGTCATTCGTCCATGCAGAGTCTCAATGCTTAGACCGTTGAGGCTTGGAACTTTTCTTAGCGATTCGGTCATGCCAAGTGCCGATGCCAGAAGTTGCTTTGGCTTCTTTGCAAAATCCGCCGCTTGCGCATCGGTGCCGTCCAGAAAAGTCAATTCGTCCTCGGCTGCGCCTCCGGATTCGATTAATTCTTCACCCGGGTCATCTTCATCAATGCGAGGACAAACCACGAAGGCTTGGCGCCCCTTTGCTACCTCTTCCGCGATTCGCTGCCAGGTTCGGGCCACCAGCGCCGGTTGGGAAAGTTGCACTACGTGTGAGCTAATTCCCTGACGCCCAGCGGGAAGTTCTGTGAGAGTTGAAATATCTAGGTCACCAAATACTGTCACTGCCAAGGTGCGTGGAATTGGTGTTGCGGTCATAGTGAGCACGTGCGGCGGTTGTTTCCCCTTGAGCCTCAGTGCCTCACGCTGTTCAACGCCAAATCTATGTTGCTCGTCAATCACGATTAATCCAAGGTCAAGAAATTCAACCTTCTCGGCAATTAGCGCATGGGTGCCCACCACAACCCGAGCTTTTCCACTTACCAACTGCAGCATTGCGCGCTTACGATCAGCGGTATTCATCTGACCGGTTAGCAGAGTAAGGCCAAGCTCTTTGGCCAAATCATGACCAAGGGTTTTCTCGATTGATCGGTAGTGCTGGGCAGCCAAGACCTCTGTAGGCGCAAGTAAAGCAGACTGGCCACCAGAATCCGCCACCGTAAGCATGGCCCGCAGGGCAACCAAGGTTTTTCCTGAGCCAACCTCTCCCTGAAGCAACCGATTCATGGGGTGTGACTTGCCGAGATCAGCTGCAATTTCTTGCCCAACCGAAATCTGCCCGTTGGTTAATTTGAACGGCAAGGAATCATCAAATTGCTCAAGTAGCTTGCCCGCACCAGCAACTCTAGGGGTTGCCTTAATGTGTTGGTTTTCTGCACGACGCAGCAAGAGAGTAGCTTGCAGAGCAAATGCTTCATGGAACTTAAGGGTTTCGCGCGCTGCCTGCCAATCTGCATGCTTTTCTGGTCGATGAATATTCCTGATTGCCTCGTCGAGTGAAAGTAATCTATTGAGCTCAACCACCTCGACGGGAAGCTCATCTTGGATTGGGCCAATTGTGTCGAGAACAACCGCCATTGATCGCTGAATTGCCCAGGTGGTCACGCTTGAGGCGGCAGGATAAATAGGAATCGGCAGATCTGCCCAGCGCTTGGCATCTTCGTCTGAAATCTCTTCAGGAAAAAGCTCGTAATCCGGATGCGCAAGTTGAAGTTTGCCCTGATAGCTGCTGACCTTACCGGCAAACAATCCTCGAGCACCGGTTCGCAATTCTTTCTGACGCCAGGACTGATTAAAAAATGACAGCGTCATGAAGCCGTGGCCATCAGTGATTCGCACTTCAAGAATGCTGCCGCTGCGACCCTTCATGCGGCGTTCACGAACCTCAACGATGTCGGCAACAACAGTTGCCGGTTCGCCCAATGGTATTTCGCTAATTGGCGTTAGCTCTCCCCTGGTTGAGTATCGACGCGGAAAATGCATCAACAAATCTGAAACGGTGCCCAGTCCCAAATTTTTAGCGAACGACCTTGCGGTGCGGTCACCCAGCACACGGTCTAGCGGTTCGATTGGAAGCAGCATGCTTCTATCTTCGCTGGTTGTCATTGGCCAATCCATTAGGCGAGGCTGTAGGTGCGGCACTTATGATTGGAGTCTTATGACAAGAATCATCGGTGGCATTGCCGGTTCAAGACAACTGACCAGCCCAGCCAAAGTAACCAGACCAACCAGCGACCGAATTCGTGAATCAATCTTTAATCGGTTGGCTTCACGCGATCGCCTTGATAACGAGAGGGTCCTAGACCTTTACGCGGGCACTGGGGCACTTGCTCTGGAGGCAATTAGCCGCGGAGCGATTTCCGCGATGTTGGTTGAGCGCGATGGTAAGGCTGCAGCGGTGTGCATAAAAAACTGCCAGCTAGTTCAGAAAGCTTTAGAAAAAGAGGGTTTCTTCGAGGCCGTAACCAAAGTGGCAAACAAGTCTGTGCAAAATTTTCTGAACACCGATACCGCGGAGTATTCGCTAGTTTTTATTGACCCCCCATATGAGGTCTCTAACGATGAGGTCATCGAAAACCTCGAGGCGCTGCTGCCGAGACTAAGTACAGATGCAATCGTGATGGTGGAACGATCAAGTCGTTCGGCTGCCCTGGCCATTCCTACTGGACTAGAACTAGATGAAGAAAAGTCCTATGGTGACACCGCCATATATTGGCTAACGCGTGGCTAAGCAAAAATCCCCCGAAGTTATCGGGGGATTTTTTATTTGGTCTTAACCAAAGAAACCTTTGAGCGAACGCTCTGGTTCACCAACGTAAATCTGCTGTGGGCGACCAATCTTTGTAGCCGGATCCACGTTCATTTCGCGCCAGTGAGCAATCCAGCCTGGTAAACGACCCATAGCAAAAAGTGCGGTGAACATACGCGGCGGGAATCCAAGTGCCTTGTAAATTACACCGGTGTAGAAGTCCACGTTTGGATACAACTTGCGCTCTTGGAAGTACGGATCTGCAAGTGCAGCAGCCTCTAGTTCTTTGGCAATCTGAAGCAATGGGTCTTTCACCCCAAGTTCAGCTAGAACCTGATCTGCGGTGGCCTTCACGATTCGTGCACGCGGGTCAAGGTTTTTGTAAACACGGTGACCGAATCCCATCAAGCGAATTCCGTCTTCCTTGTTCTTAACACGCTGAATAAAGGCTTGCACGCTTTCACCCGAATCTTGGATGTGCTGAAGCATCTCGAGGACAGCTTCATTTGCGCCACCGTGCAGCGGACCAAACAGGGCGTTGATACCTGATGAAACAGATGCAAATAGATTCGCCTGACTTGATCCAACTAGTCGAACTGTAGAAGTTGAGCAGTTTTGCTCGTGGTCGGCGTGCAAAACCAAAAGAGTGTCAAGTGCCTTGGTCACAACCGGGTTCTGCACGTAATCCTCGGCCATGTTTCCAAAGTTCAAGCGCAAGAAGTTCTCTACGTAGTTCAGCGAATTGTCTGGGTAAAGCAACGCCTGGCCCATGCTGTTCTTGTGTGAATAAGCCGCCAAGGTTGGTAGTTTTGCCAGGAGTCGAATGGTTGAAAGCTCAACCTGCTCTGGATCGTGCGGATCTAGTGAATCCTGATAAAAAGTTGACAGCGCAGAAACTCCAGCTGCCAACACAGCCATTGGGTGAGCATTCTGCGGCATTGCGTGAAATAGATTCTTGAGATCCTCGTGCACCAGAGTGTGGCGCTGAATTTTTTCTTCAAATTTCTTTAGCTCGGCTGGAGTTGGCAGCTCACCGTAAATAAGTAGCCAAGCTGTCTCTAGGAAAGATTTTGTGCCAGCGAGTTGTTCAATTGGATAACCACGGTGGCGCAAAATTCCTTTTTCACCGTCGATAAAGGTGATTGCAGACTTGGTTGAAGCGGTGTTTACGAAACCTTGGTCGTATGCGGTAAGCCCAGTCAATGATGTGAGTTTCGAAATATCCACTGCATCGTGTCCGTCTACGGCAGAAATTACGGGTAGCTCTACGGTGATGTCTCCATAGGTGACTGTTACTTTATCGCTCGAGGTCATCGAAGCTCCTAGTGCTTTGTTTATGCCTTGATTAGGCCTTTTATAAGCCTATGGCATCGCGCAACCTGCGCGCTCCCTCGGCAATTTTGTCATCGGTGGCTGTAATTGAGAAGCGAACATAGTCGGTGCTGTGCTCGCCATAGAAAGTTCCAGGCACTACAACAATGCCAAGCTCTGCCATGCGATCTACCGTGCTCCAACAGCTTTCGCCGAGGGTAGCCCAAAGATACAAACCCGCCTGGCTTTCGGCAAGGCGAAATCCGTAAGCCCTTACAGCATCAAGCAGCACCTCGCGACGCTCTCGATAAATTTCTTTTTCAATCTTTACGTGCTCCTCGTCACCAAGGGCCACAATCATGGCTCGCTGCACTGGGCCGGGGGTGTTCAAACCAGAGTGCATACGCAGATTAACCAGGCCCTTAATCAAAGAAGCCTCACCCACAGCAAAAGCGGCGCGGTAACCGGCCATGTTTGACTGCTTACTCAACGAGTAAACCGCCATTACCCCTTCATGGCTATCTCCACAAACTCGAGGATCTAAAACACTTGGAATTAATTTTTCACTCCACTCACCCCAACCAAGCTCGGCGTAACACTCGTCACTGGCGAGCAAGGCACCAAGTTCACGCGCCCGATCAACCGCCGCCTTCATTTCGGCAACGTCCATGACGCGACCATCCGGGTTTCCCGGCGAATTTATCCAAATCAATTTGGCGTTGCTAGGCCACTTAGCAGGGTCATCCTCTGAAATGATTTCGGCTCCGCACAGGGCTGCCCCAACGACGTAGGCAGTGTAGGCAACCTTGGGTTGCACCACCACATCACCCGGCCCCAGCCCCATCAGCAAAGGCAACCAAGAAATTAGTTCTTTTGATCCGATCGTCGGCATGACCTGATCGGGTTTCAAGCCAGTGACTCCGCGTCGGCGAGCAAACCACTCAACAACTGCTGCTTTGAATTCGGGTGAACCGCCGGTAGATGGGTACCCCGGAGCGTTTGAAGAAGCATTAAGAGCTTCTTGAATAATCGTTGGCGTTGGATCTACCGGTGAGCCAACTGATAGATCAACCGCCCCGCCCTCGTGCAGTGCCGCTTTAGCCGCATACGGCTTGAGTTGCTCCCACGGGTACTCGGGCAGTCGATCGAACATTTCTGACTTTCCTAAAGTGCCTATTGGGCCTGATTAGGAAGCGCAGTAATTACTGGGTGGTCAGAATTAATTAGCCCAACCTTGGCCGCACCACCAGGTGAACCTATCTCACTGAAAAATTCGACGTTTGCTTTGTAATACTCAGACCACTGAGAAGGTAGATCATCTTCGTAGTAGATGGCCTCTACAGGACAAACTGGCTCACAAGCTCCACAGTCAACACACTCATCGGGGTGAATGTAAAGCATGCGGTCACCCTCATAGATGCAGTCAACCGGGCACTCCTCAATACAGGCCTTGTCTTTTACATCCACGCAAGGAAGCGCGATTACGTAAGTCAATGGAAATCCTTTCGGGAACTGCTTCTAGTTTAACGATGGCCGCGTGAACTTCGGCGCCACGCCCCAGGTTGAATCTTTGGAAACATGATTACCAGCGCAAAAATTCCGATCGAACCATAAGCCCAGATATTGCCGGCATCGTTGCCAGGAATGAACAACTCCCCGCCCGGTTGGCGCTGAGCCAGCCAAAAAATTGTTCCGGCCAGCGTGGCGGTAACTAGGTAGAGGGCTCCGCGGCTGCGACGAAGAAGGCGCAAGGCCACAGCCAGTGACACCGTCATAACCAAAGCAACAATTAACCCGATAGGGGTCTGAGCATCGGTGTTTGCCTTCACCTGATGCATCATCGTGCCGGCAAGTCCCAGCAGGACACCCAGCGGCATCGCCCATAGAAAAGTTAGAGCAGAGCGAATTCCCACGAGTGCGCTGGGTGAAGATTTGCGAACTCGTTCAGGCCGGTCGTATCTGATTTCCTTGCCCGGCACGACCGAGTAGGTCTCGGCGTGCACAGCAACCTGACTAGCGTGAGCTTCAAGCGCAGCTTTCTTCACGGCTGCTGTTTTGGCGTTTCCAATCTCGGCGTCAAACGGCTCTCTAGGTTCGGCGATCACCCAAAATTGCGGAGCTCGAGAACGACTCTGCTTGGCAAATTTTCGAATCGCCATTGCTGTTGCATCGTGAGCCATTTTGTGATCCGGGTGACCAAATCCGCCGCGGCGGTTGTAAGTCAAAACTGCGTCAGGTTTGAATTCTCTAATTTTTGCGACGATGTCGTCAGCAATGATGGTTGTGGAAGCGGCAGATAATGCAAGTTCATCAAGATCACGAGGCTTGGCTGGCTTTCCCCATGGGTTTATTCGCATTCCAGAATCAAGGTACGCACGGGTTCCCGCGAAAGCGTGTTGCACGTTTCCAAAGGCTTTTAGCGCCTCCATTAATTCGGAGGCTCTAAATGAACCCATAGCGGCTAGGTCACCTTCTAGGGACTTGAGCTCGTCTAGCTTTACCTTGCCACGTTCGCCACGGGTTAGGGTGAAAACCATCACCTCAGCTTTAGCCGAGATGCGATCAGCAATCACATGTCCGGTGAAAAGACTCTCGTCATCTGGGTGCGCGTGCACAATCAGCAGACGCTTTGGAGCGAATTTAGCTTTAGCCATGCTTCAACTTTAGGTTAAAAACAAAACCCTCGGCTTAACGCCGAGGGTTTCGATTTGAATCAATTAGTTCTTGTCGCTAGCGTGCTTGCGCTGTGAATACAGGCGGGCACGAACGTTTGAATCTAGCTCAACCTTGCGAATGCGAGTCGCCTCAGGGGTAACTTCAACACATTCATCTTCGCGAGCAAATTCAAGACACTCTTCAAGAGATAGTGTGCGCGGTGGGGTTAGCGACTGGAATTCGTCAGACGAAGCTGCACGCATGTTGGTGAGCTTCTTTTCTTTTGTAATGTTGACTTCCATATCATCGGCACGTGAGTTTTCACCGACAACCATTCCTGCGTAAACCTCGCTGGTTGGCTGCACAAAGAATGTGCCACGCTCTTGCAGGCCGATCATCGCAAACGGTGTAACAACACCTGCTCGGTCAGCAATTAGCGAGCCGTTATTGCGCGTGGTGATCTCTCCTGCCCAAACGTCGTAGCCGGCTGAAATTGCGTTAGCGATACCGGTTCCCTTGGTCTGGGTTAGGAATTCGGTTCGGAAACCGATTAGGCCTCGGCTAGGAACACGGAACTCCATGCGAGTCCAACCGGTTGAGTTGGCAACCATGTTCTTCATCTGTCCCTTGCGCGCTGCAAGTAGCTGCGTCATTGCGCCCAAGAATTCTTCTGGAACGTCAATGGTTAGGTCTTCGTAAGGCTCGTGCAGTTTGCCATCGATGCGCTTGGTAACCACCTGTGGCTTTCCAACGGTTAGTTCGTAGCCCTCGCGACGCATCTGCTCCACCAGAATCGCTAGAGCAAGCTCACCACGACCCTGAACTTCCCATGCGTCAGGACGCTCGGTAGGAAGTACCTTGATTGACACGTTACCGATTAGCTCTTTGTCGAGACGGTCCTTAACCAAACGCGCAGTTACCTTTGCACCCTTTACGCGACCAGCCATCGGTGAAGTGTTGATACCGATGGTCATCGAGATAGCAGGGTCGTCAACTGTAATCATTGGCAACGGGCGAACGTCATTTGGATCAGCAAGAGTTTCACCGATGGTGATATCTTCGATTCCCGCAACCGCAACAATGTCACCTGGGTTTGCTTCCTCAGTTGGGAAGCGCTCAAGTGCCTTGGTCTTTAGAAGCTCGGTGATCTTTACGTTCTGAGTTGTGCCATCCTGGCGAACCCAAGCAACCTGCTGACCCTTTTTCAAGGTCCCGTTGAAGATGCGTAACAAGGCAAGACGACCCAAGAATGGAGAAGCGTCAAGGTTGGTAACGTGTGCCTGAAGCGGTGCCTCATCGTCGTACTTCGGAGCTGGAATGAACTTCATGATTGCGCCAAATAGCGGCTCAAGGTTTTCACCTTCAGGAAGAGTGCCGTCGGCAGGTTTGGTTAGTGACGCAATTCCGGCGCGACCAGACGCGTAAATAATCGGAAGTTCCAGAATGCCATCGATGTCTAGATCTGGCACGGTGTCGTGAAGGTCAGACGCAAGACCTAGCAATAGGTCGTGTGTTTCTTCAACTACTTCGTCAATGCGTGCATCGGTGCGGTCTGTTTTGTTGACCAGCAGGATAACCGGCAGTTTTGCCTCAAGTGCCTTACGAAGAACGAAGCGAGTCTGCGGCAATGGACCTTCAGATGCATCAACAAGAAGTACAACGCCGTCAACCATCGAGAGACCGCGCTCAACCTCGCCACCAAAGTCCGCGTGACCTGGGGTGTCAATAACGTTGATTGTGATTTCCTTGCCGCCAGAGTGGTCACCCTTGTAAGCAATAGCGGTGTTCTTAGCGAGAATGGTGATTCCCTTTTCGCGCTCAAGGTCGCCTGAGTCCATAACGCGCTCGCCTACTGCGGCGTGGTCGCTGAACGAACCGGTCTGGCGAAGCATGGCGTCAACCAGTGTGGTCTTACCGTGGTCTACGTGGGCAACAATTGCGACGTTGCGCAAGTCATCTCTGGTGGCCTGAGCCATAGGAACATCCTCATTGTGAGCGCGCCAAACATAGTTGACGCATTGTTTGAGATAAATCTTGAAATTTATCGGTGTGAATTAGGGGGTGCAGAACTGCATCTTTAAGCCCCTGCGCTTTCAGTCTACCTGCGAAAGCCCCCAAAAGGCAGGGATAAAAGGGCAGAAACAACAAGTACCCTGAGTATGTGAACACCGATGCCTTGCTTATCTATGACGGAGATTGCGCTTTTTGCAAGCAAAGCCTGAAGTGGGCTCTCGATAAACTACCTGCTTTCTGCCGCTACGTGGCTTTTCAGAAAGTGGATTTCAACGCTTTGGGGCTAAACCTTGCCGATGTGCAGCAACAGGTGTGGCTTATCGACGGCGATCGCAAGCTCGGCGGACATTTGGCGGTCAGCTGGCTTTTTAGGAATCAGCCCGCTTTGGGTTGGAGGGTCCTTGGTTGGCTAATCAAGGCATTTTCACCTATTTCAGCCCGTGTATATAGATGGGTAGCTAAAAATAGACATCGCCTACCGGGCGGAACAGCGGAATGCACGATTGATGACAAACCGTAAGCAAATAACTTTTGAGATCATCATCGTCTTTGCCCTGAGTCTTGGGGCATCGGCGGTTTACTCAATTGTCTCGCTAATCGCGAAACTCACTGCCGAAGCGGGCCTTGCAGGGCAGACCACCTTAATTAATGGGGCGATGGCGCAGCGTGAATGGCTGGATTTCACCTATCAGATTCTTTCAATCGCTTTTGGCCTAGCTCCGGTGGCTCTAGCTCTCTACTTGCTATGGCAAAGCGTGGGCAGACCATTTGAAGCAATCGGTTTGCAGTTGGCGAACCCAGGCTTTTGGATCTGGCGGGGCTTTGCTCTGGCGGCGGTGATTGGAATTCCAGGTCTAGCTCTGTACGTGGGGTCTCGCCTGCTGGGAATTTCTTCAAAAATAGTTCCTGCCGACCTAAACGAATATTGGTGGACTATTCCAATTCTTTTGTTGGCAGCGGTAAAGGCATCCTTACTTGAAGAAGTTTTGGTTATCGGGTACCTGTTTGACCGACTACAAAGACTTGGGATTAAGTCAAACGGGCAAATTCTGATTAGCGCTGCGCTCAGAGGCAGCTACCACTTGTATCAGGGTTTTGGCGGTTTCATCGGAAACTTTGTGATGGGTCTAGTTTTTGGCTGGGCCTACAAAAAATGGGGGCGAGTAATGCCCTTGGTATTGGCGCACTTTATTTTGGATGCAGTTTCTTTCGTTGGCTACTCACTTATCGGCAACTCGCTACCTCTTCCTTGAGAAGCCATCAGATGCGATTTTGCTTCTGGCTGGTATCTTTACCTTGTTGGCTAAAAAGTTAACAGATTTTGCATTTTGCAGGGGAAGTCGGTGAGAATCCGACGCTGACCCGCAACCGTGATCGAGTCTCTCGAAAGTCGGATTGCCTGCAGAGCCGCAAATGACTCCATTTTTACCGTCGAGGTCTGCGGTCGGAGTCGAATTGGCGCACGCGCGCCCTTTCGCCTTCGCACCCTGATCATCATTTGCGAAAGGCTCCGAATGTTTGGACCAAAATCTCCAAGAAAAACGTTGGGCAAACTGGCGATTCTAACTTCGCTGGCGCTGTCGATCAGCACAGCAGCAATAACTCCAGCGACAGCAGCCGAAAATTATTCGAGCACAGTTTCGTTTCTAGCCAAGTCATTTGTAAACGGCAGAGCTCTAGAAGGATTCACCGCCGGAACCATGGAATACGGATTCACCTTGGATGCCATGATGCAACTAAAAGCCGGAGGCAGATCTCTAGTGCAACAACTACCGGCGGTCAATTACATGCTCGGCACAAGATCGCAGCCATTGGGCACCGCATCGAACGGATACCTATTCAACAAAGATGCGGCGCTTTCGCTGAATGTGGGTAGAGCTGGAAAATTCTTGTTCACCAGCGAAGTTATTGATGTACCCAACAACTCAATTCGTTATGAGGTCTTCAAACGACTTGCCGCTCGAATCAACAGCAAGACCGGCGAAATAACTGGAGTGACCTCAGGGGCTATCGATTACGCCTGGGTCGCGCTGGGGCTGAACAGCTACCAAGAGCACACTCTGGCGAATAAAGTCGTCCAGAAAATGTTGACCCTGCAAAACACCGATGGTGGCTTTGGTGAAGTGGATCCCCTGGTATCAACTCCAGATTCAACCGGTTTGGCTCTTCAGGCAATCAACCTTCGACAAGATTTTGGGACAACTGCGCAAGATAAGAAGCGAGCCGATGCAGAAAAGAAGGCAGTTGCCTATCTGATCTCAACAAGCGTGGATAAAAACCACTGGAATGCCTATGGTGAAGCGTCGGTGAATTCCACCGCTTATGCGGCTATGGGTCTCAAAGCCGCCGGAAAAAAGATTTCTGCATATTCACTTTGGCTAAAGAATCAGTTAGCACCAAAGGGCGGATTCATGACCTCATGGTCTGCGGGTGCCGGTGACAAATTCGCCACCGCTCAGGCAATTGCTCCGTTACTTGGCAAGAGTTATCTAGACCTACTCCCCTGATGATTTCAGTTCCGTTTCGCGCTGTTCTAATTTCGCTAATTGCACTCGTTGCAATTGGTGGATTAGTGGCAACCAATGGAGAAAGACCAGTTGGACAAAATTCAGAGCAAGCCGTTTTTGAAGGTGCCTGCACGGACCAGGGAACCACTCTGTTAATCGATTTTGGCCCGCTTAGCGGTCGCGACCCAATAACCCGATGCGTCACTGGATTTACCGGAACGGGCTGGGAGTTGTTTGGCGCCGCCGGAATCAAGGTGACCGGCACGAGCGAATATCCTGAAGCCTTTGTTTGCAGGCTGGAAGACTTTCCAGCTGCCTCTATCGAGGACTGCCTGGGGACACCCGGTATCAAAAATGGCAGTTGGGCATATTTTTACGCAACGAGAAAAACAGATGCCAGTTCCTGGTCGCGCAGCCCAGTTGGTGCTGCAAGTCGAATGCCAGGTTGCGGTGAATCTGAAGGTTGGCTCTTCGTCGAACCGGGAAAAAATCAACAGCCAAACAGCCCATCAATATCCACGAAGCCAACTGTATTTACATGCAACTAGTTCAAGGACGCGCTTCCCAAATATCCAGGGCAAACGCTTTGCATCCAGTCACCTGGTGGATCCTGGGGCTCTGGGTATCAGCAGCGGCAATAATAAGCACCAGCTTCAGCCCGCTTTTAGTTTTGATCTGCTTGAGCTTTTTTCTTGCGGTGGTATTTGAACCAAAGTGGTTTTCAACCATGCGACTATATGCCTTACTCGCATTATTGGTCTTTGTGACTCGAATACTTTTTAGGTTGATTTTTAGTTACTCAGCTGGCGATGGTCCAGTGCTGTTGAGTTTGCCAACTCTAAGCATCAATCTAGGAATTGGCGGTCCGGTAAACCTACTGGGCCAAATAAGCCAATCCGCAATTGAACTTGCAATAGTGGATGGGTTGAGACTGGCAGCCATCGTGCTCAGCATTGGCATGGCAACGACACTCTGCCACCCAAGAAACCTACTGAAGTCAACTCCCGGAGCGCTTTATGAAATTGCCGCAGCTGTTTCAATGGCAATAAATCTTGCGCCACAACTGGTCATCAGCGCACAAAGAGTCCGTCAGGCAAGCCGCTTGCGCGGAAGAAGCCGCAAACTGGGCGCGATGAAAAGTATCGTGATTCCAATTCTCGAAGACACCATTGAAAGCTCCATGGGTCTAGCCG containing:
- a CDS encoding ATP-dependent DNA helicase RecG, whose protein sequence is MLLPIEPLDRVLGDRTARSFAKNLGLGTVSDLLMHFPRRYSTRGELTPISEIPLGEPATVVADIVEVRERRMKGRSGSILEVRITDGHGFMTLSFFNQSWRQKELRTGARGLFAGKVSSYQGKLQLAHPDYELFPEEISDEDAKRWADLPIPIYPAASSVTTWAIQRSMAVVLDTIGPIQDELPVEVVELNRLLSLDEAIRNIHRPEKHADWQAARETLKFHEAFALQATLLLRRAENQHIKATPRVAGAGKLLEQFDDSLPFKLTNGQISVGQEIAADLGKSHPMNRLLQGEVGSGKTLVALRAMLTVADSGGQSALLAPTEVLAAQHYRSIEKTLGHDLAKELGLTLLTGQMNTADRKRAMLQLVSGKARVVVGTHALIAEKVEFLDLGLIVIDEQHRFGVEQREALRLKGKQPPHVLTMTATPIPRTLAVTVFGDLDISTLTELPAGRQGISSHVVQLSQPALVARTWQRIAEEVAKGRQAFVVCPRIDEDDPGEELIESGGAAEDELTFLDGTDAQAADFAKKPKQLLASALGMTESLRKVPSLNGLSIETLHGRMTSEEKADVMARFAAREIDVLVSTTVIEVGVDVPNATVMVILDADRFGVSQLHQLRGRVGRGGNPGLCLLLTSAEDGSLALERVNAVAKTLDGFELSEIDLELRREGDVLGQSQSGGRSSLKLLRVLHDAKLIQDVRGQVEAILSADPTLEKHPNLAEALARQDQDRQAYLAKG
- the rsmD gene encoding 16S rRNA (guanine(966)-N(2))-methyltransferase RsmD; the encoded protein is MTRIIGGIAGSRQLTSPAKVTRPTSDRIRESIFNRLASRDRLDNERVLDLYAGTGALALEAISRGAISAMLVERDGKAAAVCIKNCQLVQKALEKEGFFEAVTKVANKSVQNFLNTDTAEYSLVFIDPPYEVSNDEVIENLEALLPRLSTDAIVMVERSSRSAALAIPTGLELDEEKSYGDTAIYWLTRG
- a CDS encoding citrate synthase, with the translated sequence MTSSDKVTVTYGDITVELPVISAVDGHDAVDISKLTSLTGLTAYDQGFVNTASTKSAITFIDGEKGILRHRGYPIEQLAGTKSFLETAWLLIYGELPTPAELKKFEEKIQRHTLVHEDLKNLFHAMPQNAHPMAVLAAGVSALSTFYQDSLDPHDPEQVELSTIRLLAKLPTLAAYSHKNSMGQALLYPDNSLNYVENFLRLNFGNMAEDYVQNPVVTKALDTLLVLHADHEQNCSTSTVRLVGSSQANLFASVSSGINALFGPLHGGANEAVLEMLQHIQDSGESVQAFIQRVKNKEDGIRLMGFGHRVYKNLDPRARIVKATADQVLAELGVKDPLLQIAKELEAAALADPYFQERKLYPNVDFYTGVIYKALGFPPRMFTALFAMGRLPGWIAHWREMNVDPATKIGRPQQIYVGEPERSLKGFFG
- the dapC gene encoding succinyldiaminopimelate transaminase produces the protein MFDRLPEYPWEQLKPYAAKAALHEGGAVDLSVGSPVDPTPTIIQEALNASSNAPGYPSTGGSPEFKAAVVEWFARRRGVTGLKPDQVMPTIGSKELISWLPLLMGLGPGDVVVQPKVAYTAYVVGAALCGAEIISEDDPAKWPSNAKLIWINSPGNPDGRVMDVAEMKAAVDRARELGALLASDECYAELGWGEWSEKLIPSVLDPRVCGDSHEGVMAVYSLSKQSNMAGYRAAFAVGEASLIKGLVNLRMHSGLNTPGPVQRAMIVALGDEEHVKIEKEIYRERREVLLDAVRAYGFRLAESQAGLYLWATLGESCWSTVDRMAELGIVVVPGTFYGEHSTDYVRFSITATDDKIAEGARRLRDAIGL
- the fdxA gene encoding ferredoxin, translated to MTYVIALPCVDVKDKACIEECPVDCIYEGDRMLYIHPDECVDCGACEPVCPVEAIYYEDDLPSQWSEYYKANVEFFSEIGSPGGAAKVGLINSDHPVITALPNQAQ
- a CDS encoding PIG-L family deacetylase is translated as MAKAKFAPKRLLIVHAHPDDESLFTGHVIADRISAKAEVMVFTLTRGERGKVKLDELKSLEGDLAAMGSFRASELMEALKAFGNVQHAFAGTRAYLDSGMRINPWGKPAKPRDLDELALSAASTTIIADDIVAKIREFKPDAVLTYNRRGGFGHPDHKMAHDATAMAIRKFAKQSRSRAPQFWVIAEPREPFDAEIGNAKTAAVKKAALEAHASQVAVHAETYSVVPGKEIRYDRPERVRKSSPSALVGIRSALTFLWAMPLGVLLGLAGTMMHQVKANTDAQTPIGLIVALVMTVSLAVALRLLRRSRGALYLVTATLAGTIFWLAQRQPGGELFIPGNDAGNIWAYGSIGIFALVIMFPKIQPGAWRRSSRGHR
- the typA gene encoding translational GTPase TypA, with protein sequence MAQATRDDLRNVAIVAHVDHGKTTLVDAMLRQTGSFSDHAAVGERVMDSGDLEREKGITILAKNTAIAYKGDHSGGKEITINVIDTPGHADFGGEVERGLSMVDGVVLLVDASEGPLPQTRFVLRKALEAKLPVILLVNKTDRTDARIDEVVEETHDLLLGLASDLHDTVPDLDIDGILELPIIYASGRAGIASLTKPADGTLPEGENLEPLFGAIMKFIPAPKYDDEAPLQAHVTNLDASPFLGRLALLRIFNGTLKKGQQVAWVRQDGTTQNVKITELLKTKALERFPTEEANPGDIVAVAGIEDITIGETLADPNDVRPLPMITVDDPAISMTIGINTSPMAGRVKGAKVTARLVKDRLDKELIGNVSIKVLPTERPDAWEVQGRGELALAILVEQMRREGYELTVGKPQVVTKRIDGKLHEPYEDLTIDVPEEFLGAMTQLLAARKGQMKNMVANSTGWTRMEFRVPSRGLIGFRTEFLTQTKGTGIANAISAGYDVWAGEITTRNNGSLIADRAGVVTPFAMIGLQERGTFFVQPTSEVYAGMVVGENSRADDMEVNITKEKKLTNMRAASSDEFQSLTPPRTLSLEECLEFAREDECVEVTPEATRIRKVELDSNVRARLYSQRKHASDKN